One segment of Aquimarina sp. BL5 DNA contains the following:
- a CDS encoding AraC family transcriptional regulator, giving the protein MRLDYSSIKDESTFILTDFNCSSSLDLLRNKGLYKIIWSKDHEVSFRIDGSLIELEKDQIVFCTPLNVLEIDKNTDGIISLVFNREFYCIRDHDQEVSCNGFLFFGSSVPQILTLNEKEKVSFSMMFDSFKEEFENKDQIQGEMLQTLLKRFLIKSRRLIKEDLPEPDLPNNQLDIIRKFNILIEQHFREKHQVAEYAELLFKSPKTLSNLFHKYSDKSPLATINERIVLEAKRLLIYSDKTSEEIAYELGYKEAGHFSKFFKKHAGMNPTEFKSKKLTSS; this is encoded by the coding sequence ATGAGATTAGATTATTCAAGCATAAAAGATGAAAGCACATTTATTCTTACAGATTTTAATTGTTCTTCATCATTAGACTTATTAAGAAATAAAGGATTATATAAGATCATATGGAGTAAAGATCATGAAGTAAGTTTTCGTATAGACGGTTCTCTTATCGAGTTAGAGAAAGATCAAATCGTTTTTTGTACACCATTGAATGTATTAGAGATTGATAAGAATACAGACGGTATCATTTCATTAGTGTTTAATAGAGAGTTTTATTGTATTAGAGATCATGATCAGGAAGTTTCTTGTAATGGTTTTTTGTTTTTTGGTTCTTCTGTTCCGCAGATATTAACACTCAATGAAAAAGAAAAAGTAAGTTTCTCGATGATGTTTGATTCTTTTAAAGAGGAGTTTGAAAATAAAGATCAGATACAGGGAGAAATGCTTCAGACACTTCTAAAAAGATTTCTTATTAAATCTAGAAGACTTATCAAAGAAGACTTGCCAGAACCGGATTTACCAAATAATCAACTGGATATCATTAGAAAGTTTAATATTTTGATTGAACAACATTTCAGGGAAAAACATCAGGTAGCTGAGTACGCAGAACTATTGTTTAAATCTCCGAAGACCTTATCTAATTTGTTTCATAAATACAGTGATAAATCGCCTTTGGCAACGATCAATGAGCGTATTGTATTAGAGGCAAAACGGTTATTGATATATTCAGACAAAACTTCAGAAGAAATAGCATATGAGTTAGGATATAAGGAAGCAGGACACTTTTCTAAGTTTTTTAAGAAGCACGCGGGAATGAATCCTACCGAGTTTAAAAGTAAAAAGCTCACAAGTTCTTAA
- a CDS encoding AraC family transcriptional regulator — protein MKTIPILNITQFEKEESLTDFYSNDLKKHLLKNKEIFHRPHKHDFFLCVCFLKGSGIHEVDFDSYTVSPGSVFFLMPGQTHYWKFDEQPEGYIFFHSQDFYEFHFSNKKLQQFPFYYSYNNPPYINLTIDNLTPLEYYFKEVNLEFHQSLPFNKQKIVSLVDLIYIDLSRLYINEKTVHRSSTPIYLQTLSSLETTIEAFYKTEKSAKFYAEKLSITTKHLNRITKTTLNKTTTELITERILLEAKRLIVHSDNSLSLVGQSLGYEDYAYFSKVFKSKTHKTPMEFRKEYRL, from the coding sequence TTGAAAACTATACCAATATTAAATATAACTCAATTCGAAAAGGAAGAATCCCTGACAGATTTTTACAGTAATGATCTAAAGAAACATTTACTAAAAAATAAGGAAATCTTTCATAGACCACATAAGCACGACTTCTTTCTATGTGTGTGTTTTTTAAAAGGAAGTGGGATACATGAAGTTGATTTTGATTCTTATACAGTATCACCAGGAAGCGTGTTTTTTTTAATGCCGGGTCAGACACATTATTGGAAATTTGATGAACAGCCAGAAGGCTATATCTTTTTTCATTCGCAGGATTTTTATGAATTTCATTTTTCAAATAAAAAACTCCAACAATTTCCATTTTATTACTCTTACAATAATCCACCTTATATAAACTTGACGATAGATAACCTTACTCCGTTAGAATACTACTTTAAAGAGGTGAATTTAGAATTTCATCAAAGTTTACCTTTTAATAAACAAAAGATAGTTAGTTTAGTTGATCTTATTTATATTGATTTATCTCGTTTGTATATAAATGAAAAAACAGTACATAGATCTTCAACCCCGATTTACTTACAAACATTATCTTCTTTAGAAACTACAATAGAGGCGTTTTATAAAACAGAAAAATCTGCAAAGTTCTATGCAGAAAAACTTAGTATTACTACTAAGCACTTGAATCGGATTACAAAAACAACATTAAATAAAACTACGACGGAATTAATAACGGAGCGTATTCTATTGGAAGCAAAACGGCTCATCGTACATTCTGATAATTCTTTATCCTTAGTTGGACAAAGTTTAGGTTATGAAGATTATGCGTATTTCTCTAAGGTATTTAAATCGAAAACACATAAAACACCTATGGAGTTTAGAAAGGAATATAGGTTGTGA
- a CDS encoding OmpA family protein translates to MRKIILFASVLLLTNTFVHAQKKKDLLAEIDKLRQELKTTEGELTEARKNERVSLSKVKTMETQVADLKETNATLLTNMSSFTELSNKKANNLQTSQEIIKAKDQQLNAINDAITANDSINLAVFSKFKNAIGGDNIKISNGTIHIVLPNTTLFGENDKNYIVDEKAKSTLEKIAATLNANPNLSVLVEGNSNALKLDGKKIIDNWDLSSRQAASVVRVLQSDYKVDPKRLEALGKSEYSTESIETVTRIIIDPKFDEFYNLVKDNMKN, encoded by the coding sequence ATGAGAAAAATTATTTTATTTGCCTCTGTACTGCTATTGACCAATACATTTGTACACGCTCAAAAAAAGAAAGATCTACTAGCAGAAATTGATAAGCTTAGACAAGAGTTAAAAACTACAGAAGGAGAATTAACTGAGGCTCGTAAAAATGAAAGAGTAAGTCTGTCTAAAGTAAAAACAATGGAGACTCAGGTAGCTGACCTGAAAGAAACTAACGCTACGCTATTAACTAATATGAGTAGTTTTACAGAGCTTTCTAATAAGAAAGCTAATAATCTTCAGACCTCACAAGAAATCATTAAAGCAAAAGATCAACAACTAAATGCGATCAATGATGCAATTACTGCTAATGACTCAATCAATTTGGCAGTATTCAGTAAGTTCAAGAATGCTATTGGAGGTGATAATATAAAAATCAGTAATGGTACGATACATATAGTTTTACCAAATACTACCCTTTTTGGAGAAAATGACAAGAATTATATTGTAGATGAAAAAGCAAAATCAACATTAGAAAAAATTGCTGCTACATTAAATGCTAATCCTAATCTTAGTGTTTTAGTAGAAGGAAACAGTAATGCCCTAAAACTAGATGGGAAAAAGATTATAGATAATTGGGATTTAAGTTCCAGACAGGCTGCATCCGTTGTAAGAGTCTTACAATCAGATTATAAAGTGGACCCTAAACGCTTAGAAGCTTTAGGTAAAAGTGAATATAGTACTGAAAGTATTGAAACAGTTACAAGAATTATAATTGATCCAAAATTTGATGAGTTCTACAATTTGGTAAAAGACAATATGAAGAACTAA
- a CDS encoding DUF983 domain-containing protein, translating into MKLLKGTKINSILEGSCPVCQNESMYSEKNPYKLKETLKMKERCGSCNTKYKIEPSFFYGAMYVSYPVGIMFASAAFIMSYLILGIDLIPTYCIIVLVMVFSLPIILRISRNIWINFFMSYK; encoded by the coding sequence ATGAAACTTCTAAAAGGAACAAAAATCAACAGCATATTGGAAGGGAGTTGCCCTGTTTGTCAGAATGAGAGCATGTATTCTGAGAAAAATCCCTATAAATTAAAAGAAACGCTAAAAATGAAAGAACGATGTGGTTCTTGCAATACAAAATATAAAATTGAACCTTCCTTCTTTTACGGCGCCATGTATGTAAGTTATCCTGTAGGTATAATGTTTGCTAGTGCTGCGTTTATTATGTCTTACCTTATACTTGGTATTGATTTAATACCTACTTATTGTATAATTGTACTGGTCATGGTTTTTTCTCTTCCGATAATTCTTAGAATATCTCGAAATATTTGGATTAACTTTTTTATGAGTTATAAGTAA
- a CDS encoding sulfatase-like hydrolase/transferase, translating into MIFNKRVVYILVKSFKVLAILVFLSTYSCKQKKEKPHKIKPNIVFVFTDDQTYSSIHALGNTEIITPTFDELVNEGTTFTHVYNMGSWSGAVCVASRAMLNSGRFVWRANAFRQNWFGNDSTSFNKSWSKLMELNGYDTYMTGKWHVDAPASKLFQNTVHIRPGMPKDAWNHYEMVAKFDSLHKIKNTSSETIMPNGYNRPVDRNDTSWSPADVAKGGFWEGGKHWSEVLKDDAISFIDNAKAREAPFFMYLAFNAPHDPRQAPQEYVDLYPLENISIPESYLEEYPYRNSIGNGDDLRDEALAPFPRTKHAIKVHTQEYYASISHLDAQIGLILKALRGSGKMDNTYIFLTSDHGLAMGRHGLLGKQNLFDHSIRPPMIVIGPDIPKNKKVDVDIYLQDVMATALEIGGVEKPEYVEFNSFLDLAKGKSKTKNYNEIYGAYLNVQRMIRKDGFKLLVYPEINKILLFDMIRDPEEMNDISDNPEYKEKIKSMFEDLVVLQKEMDDPLDLSELHKNYK; encoded by the coding sequence ATGATTTTTAATAAAAGGGTAGTATACATATTAGTTAAATCGTTTAAGGTCTTAGCGATATTGGTTTTTTTGTCAACATATTCTTGTAAACAAAAAAAAGAAAAGCCACATAAAATTAAACCTAATATTGTTTTTGTTTTTACCGATGACCAAACTTATTCCTCAATACATGCATTAGGTAATACTGAGATTATCACACCGACATTCGATGAATTAGTAAATGAAGGTACAACATTTACACATGTCTATAATATGGGATCCTGGAGTGGTGCAGTTTGTGTAGCTTCAAGAGCAATGTTAAATTCTGGTCGTTTTGTTTGGAGAGCAAATGCGTTTAGACAAAATTGGTTCGGTAATGATTCCACAAGTTTTAATAAATCGTGGAGTAAATTAATGGAGTTAAATGGGTACGATACTTATATGACTGGTAAATGGCATGTTGATGCTCCAGCTTCAAAATTGTTTCAAAATACAGTGCATATTCGCCCAGGAATGCCTAAAGATGCTTGGAATCATTATGAAATGGTTGCCAAATTTGATTCATTACATAAAATTAAGAATACATCATCAGAAACTATTATGCCAAATGGGTATAATCGTCCTGTGGATAGAAATGATACATCTTGGTCACCAGCAGATGTAGCTAAAGGTGGCTTTTGGGAAGGTGGAAAGCATTGGAGCGAGGTTTTAAAAGATGATGCTATTTCATTTATAGATAACGCAAAAGCTAGAGAAGCGCCATTTTTTATGTATTTAGCGTTTAATGCACCTCATGACCCGAGACAGGCACCACAAGAATATGTAGATTTATATCCTTTAGAAAATATTTCAATTCCAGAAAGTTATTTAGAAGAGTATCCATATAGGAATAGTATTGGCAATGGTGATGACTTAAGAGACGAAGCATTAGCTCCGTTTCCAAGAACTAAACATGCTATCAAAGTACATACTCAGGAATATTATGCAAGCATATCTCACCTTGATGCACAAATAGGATTAATTCTAAAAGCCCTTAGAGGATCTGGTAAAATGGATAATACTTATATTTTTTTGACATCAGATCATGGTTTAGCAATGGGACGACACGGTTTATTAGGTAAACAAAATTTATTTGACCATAGCATACGTCCACCGATGATTGTTATTGGTCCAGATATACCAAAAAACAAAAAAGTAGATGTAGATATTTATTTACAAGATGTTATGGCAACAGCACTAGAAATAGGAGGGGTTGAAAAACCAGAATATGTTGAGTTTAATAGTTTTTTAGATCTAGCTAAAGGCAAATCAAAAACCAAAAACTATAATGAGATTTATGGAGCTTATTTAAACGTTCAGCGTATGATTAGAAAGGATGGATTTAAACTATTGGTCTATCCAGAAATCAATAAGATTCTCCTTTTTGATATGATAAGGGACCCTGAAGAGATGAATGATATTTCAGATAATCCAGAGTATAAAGAAAAGATTAAGTCGATGTTCGAAGATTTAGTTGTATTACAAAAAGAAATGGATGACCCTTTAGATTTATCTGAATTACATAAAAATTATAAGTAA
- a CDS encoding glycoside hydrolase family 2 TIM barrel-domain containing protein — MKTVFSILLCVTFFASAQQKDWENPNVNQINRLPATATFYSYENSALAKSNKREQSKFYKSLNGDWKFNWVAKPADASMDFQDNNFDASKWKTIDVPSNWEMRGYGIPIYTNSVYPFFSDFPYINHHDNPVGHYIKTVNIDDSWKEKDVILHFGGVSSAFYVWVNGVFVGYSEDTRLPSEFDITEHIKKGENKIAVKVYRWSDGSYLEAQDHWRMSGIEREVYLKAVPKVRLSDFAIRTGLDENYNNALLEIRPEFIANIEDKYIKKVGHFGGNPLKTTIDDWTLSTQLLDAKGKEVGDKNVMKLEKYFGEWYPQRDNVKFGLITTEVKSPRKWSSDDPYLYTLLFTLKDVNGNPIQHTSTKVGFREVKINELGQFLVNGNPVKMIGVNRHDHHMVNGKTVSRADMEKDVQLIKKFNFNAVRTSHYPNDPYFYDLCDTYGLYVMDEANLETHGTRGQLSNVPEWSNTYLERAVRMVERDKNHPSIVMWSLGNESGTGPNHAAMAGWIKDFDPTRYIHYEGAQGNPKDNKEKTYYDPDISAPIDRPWVDVISRMYPHPDEFQNLIDKSKSDGRPVILCEYAHSMGNSTGNMKKYWDVIYKNDRAIGGYIWDWIDQGILQKDKNGKEFLAYGGDFGDTPNSGSFCINGIIASDRTPKPEIYECKKVNQPAVISETDALKGKFKILNRHHATDLSKYTLEWTLTENGIIIQKGMLPSLSTKPYNTEEININFKKPKLKAGKEYFINFKGKLKENTLWENKGYVVFEDQFQLNYSVPLVNSITGKSSLIVSENDTSIAIKNDSLLIQIDKTSGYINFYKSKGITLLESPLKLNFWRAETENDKAYRKALKLSEERIWMKAGDLIAIKDIAVNSNEKGKVIIDVKGQIKNPKTAVNLVYTILGSGEIKVDYNVIIAENAPNVPRMGMTFDVSNTYKDISYFGKGPQSNYQDRNYGAKIGLFSGDAQTMSYDYVYPQEYGNHTDIRWFKIKNKSGKGLLISGEEVLNFSVIPYGLQNLQEATHTNQLIDRDVLSVNIDLKQQGIGGDDTWTKRAQPHEEYRIKPGTYKYSFYLVPFSSEIKENKIRF; from the coding sequence ATGAAGACTGTATTTTCTATATTATTGTGCGTAACTTTTTTTGCATCAGCGCAGCAAAAAGATTGGGAAAACCCAAATGTAAACCAGATTAATAGATTGCCAGCAACAGCAACCTTTTACTCTTATGAAAATAGTGCTTTAGCAAAATCAAATAAGCGTGAGCAATCAAAATTTTATAAATCTTTAAATGGTGATTGGAAATTTAATTGGGTTGCAAAACCTGCAGATGCATCAATGGATTTTCAAGATAATAATTTTGATGCCTCAAAATGGAAAACAATAGATGTACCTTCAAATTGGGAGATGAGAGGTTATGGAATACCTATTTATACCAATTCAGTTTATCCTTTTTTTAGTGATTTTCCTTATATAAACCATCATGATAATCCTGTCGGTCATTATATTAAAACAGTAAATATTGATGATTCTTGGAAAGAAAAAGATGTTATTCTTCATTTTGGAGGTGTATCTTCTGCCTTCTATGTATGGGTAAATGGTGTTTTTGTTGGCTATAGTGAAGATACTAGATTACCATCAGAATTTGATATTACAGAACATATAAAAAAGGGCGAGAACAAAATAGCAGTTAAAGTCTATAGATGGTCAGACGGGAGTTATCTAGAAGCACAAGATCATTGGAGAATGAGCGGTATAGAACGTGAAGTGTATTTAAAAGCTGTACCTAAAGTTAGACTATCAGATTTTGCCATTCGTACGGGTTTAGATGAGAATTATAACAACGCATTATTAGAAATAAGACCAGAGTTTATTGCCAATATCGAAGATAAATATATTAAGAAGGTTGGACACTTTGGAGGGAACCCTTTGAAAACAACTATAGACGACTGGACATTATCAACACAATTACTTGATGCAAAAGGAAAGGAAGTGGGAGATAAAAATGTTATGAAGCTTGAAAAGTATTTTGGTGAATGGTATCCGCAAAGAGATAATGTAAAGTTTGGTTTAATTACAACAGAAGTGAAATCTCCTAGAAAATGGTCTTCAGATGATCCTTATTTATATACGTTATTATTTACACTTAAAGATGTGAATGGAAATCCAATTCAGCATACAAGTACAAAGGTTGGTTTTAGAGAAGTTAAAATAAACGAACTTGGCCAATTTTTAGTGAATGGCAATCCAGTTAAGATGATAGGTGTTAATCGTCATGATCACCATATGGTAAATGGCAAAACCGTTTCTCGTGCAGATATGGAAAAGGATGTACAATTAATCAAAAAATTTAATTTTAATGCTGTCAGAACATCACACTATCCTAATGATCCTTATTTCTATGATTTATGTGATACATATGGTTTGTATGTTATGGATGAAGCTAATTTAGAAACACATGGAACTAGAGGACAGCTGTCTAATGTTCCAGAGTGGAGTAACACTTATTTAGAACGTGCCGTTAGGATGGTAGAAAGAGATAAAAATCATCCAAGTATAGTTATGTGGTCCTTGGGTAATGAGTCTGGTACAGGACCAAATCATGCAGCGATGGCTGGTTGGATTAAGGATTTTGATCCAACGCGATATATACATTATGAAGGTGCTCAGGGAAATCCAAAAGATAATAAAGAGAAAACGTATTATGATCCAGATATTTCTGCTCCAATAGATCGTCCTTGGGTAGATGTTATTAGTCGTATGTATCCCCATCCAGATGAATTTCAAAATTTAATTGATAAAAGTAAATCCGATGGAAGACCAGTTATATTGTGTGAGTATGCTCATTCTATGGGTAACTCAACTGGGAATATGAAAAAATATTGGGATGTTATTTATAAGAATGACAGAGCAATTGGGGGTTATATATGGGATTGGATTGACCAAGGTATTTTGCAAAAAGACAAAAATGGAAAAGAATTTTTGGCTTATGGCGGCGATTTTGGAGATACTCCTAATTCTGGTAGTTTCTGTATTAACGGGATTATAGCTTCAGATAGAACACCAAAACCTGAAATTTATGAATGTAAAAAAGTAAATCAACCAGCTGTTATTTCTGAAACAGATGCATTAAAAGGTAAGTTTAAAATACTGAATAGACACCATGCTACAGATTTGTCTAAATATACTTTAGAATGGACACTTACTGAAAATGGTATTATTATTCAAAAAGGCATGTTACCATCTTTAAGTACAAAACCTTATAATACAGAGGAAATAAATATCAATTTCAAAAAACCTAAATTAAAAGCAGGTAAAGAGTACTTTATCAATTTTAAAGGAAAATTAAAAGAAAATACACTATGGGAAAATAAAGGATATGTAGTTTTTGAAGATCAATTTCAACTAAATTATAGCGTTCCTCTAGTAAATTCTATTACAGGTAAATCATCATTAATAGTCAGTGAAAATGATACATCTATAGCTATTAAAAATGATTCCCTATTAATTCAGATTGATAAGACATCGGGTTATATTAACTTCTATAAATCGAAAGGAATTACTCTTTTAGAATCTCCTTTAAAGTTGAATTTTTGGAGAGCGGAGACGGAAAATGATAAAGCGTATAGAAAGGCTTTAAAATTATCAGAAGAGCGTATTTGGATGAAAGCGGGTGACCTAATTGCTATAAAAGATATAGCTGTAAACTCTAATGAAAAAGGTAAAGTTATTATAGATGTAAAGGGGCAAATTAAAAACCCAAAGACAGCAGTTAATCTAGTCTATACGATACTTGGTAGTGGTGAGATTAAGGTTGATTACAATGTTATAATTGCTGAAAATGCTCCAAATGTTCCAAGAATGGGTATGACGTTCGATGTTTCTAATACATACAAGGATATTAGCTATTTTGGTAAAGGACCACAATCCAACTATCAAGACAGGAATTATGGAGCTAAGATAGGTCTTTTTTCAGGAGATGCTCAAACCATGAGTTATGATTATGTATATCCTCAGGAATATGGTAACCATACTGACATCCGTTGGTTTAAAATTAAAAACAAAAGTGGAAAAGGTTTATTAATTTCTGGCGAAGAGGTATTGAATTTTAGTGTTATTCCTTATGGCTTACAAAATCTTCAAGAAGCAACTCATACAAATCAATTGATTGATAGAGATGTTTTATCAGTTAATATAGATTTAAAGCAGCAAGGTATTGGAGGAGATGATACTTGGACTAAAAGAGCACAGCCACATGAAGAATATCGAATCAAACCTGGAACTTATAAATACTCTTTTTATTTAGTTCCATTTTCCTCAGAAATTAAAGAAAATAAAATTAGATTTTAA
- a CDS encoding glycoside hydrolase family 97 protein — protein sequence MGRILNLLISILVLSCSTPKEIKTMVISPNSENTIIFSLDDKGQLFYAVNSINTKFIKSSALGFELKNQSLKNDFEILSSEIKSERSEWKTVWGQREVVKNSFNQLTLHLKQKNSGILIDVLAKSFDDGVAFRYVFPEQENLKDFVITDELTEFNFADDYKAWWNFADYDNYEKVYYNSPISKIGDSLQFFRRPDKEERANMANTPTTIEVNDSLVISIHEANLTDYAGMNLLNTQEGSKLKAHLTPWLNGDLVRASTPFQSPWRTIQIAKNAGDLVESDLIMNLNPPCAYDDTSWIETYKYIGIWWELHIGKSAWAEKTQFGRPIKRPHGANTKNAKYHIDFASKHGIPDVLIEGWDKGWDDMEGSWTGYGIFDWKTPTDDFDIEEVSKYGRKKGVRMMMYHETISDIDHYEPAMDELYQMCKDLGMKTVKVGYTGDVNYDYNKKTYKQHHHGQYMVRHYKKMIQKAAEYQLLIVNHEPIKFTGEQRTYPNIMAREGARGQEYNAWSVGNSPEHGVVLPFTRILGGPIDYTPGIFKTDLPDKDWSDKKFRVRSTICKQLAYYLTMYSPIQMAADLPENYEGNDAFQFIKDVPTNWSKSKVLNAKIGDYYTVVRQERGTENWYLGSISDENERTFNIDLSFLSEGKNYEATIYEDGREADWETNPHAFIITKKQITSRDTLKIKLAKGGGQAIAFKVK from the coding sequence ATGGGTAGAATATTAAACTTACTAATAAGTATTCTGGTTTTGAGTTGTTCTACTCCTAAGGAGATAAAAACAATGGTAATATCTCCAAATTCAGAAAATACGATCATATTTTCTTTAGATGATAAAGGTCAGTTGTTTTATGCTGTTAATTCAATAAACACAAAGTTTATTAAATCTTCTGCATTAGGGTTTGAATTAAAAAATCAATCACTTAAAAATGATTTCGAAATATTGTCTTCTGAAATTAAATCAGAACGTTCAGAATGGAAAACAGTATGGGGACAACGAGAAGTTGTAAAGAATAGTTTTAACCAACTAACACTTCATTTAAAACAAAAGAATTCAGGAATTCTGATTGATGTTTTGGCAAAGTCTTTTGATGATGGCGTTGCATTTAGATATGTGTTCCCGGAACAAGAAAATTTAAAGGATTTTGTAATTACCGATGAGTTGACCGAGTTTAATTTCGCAGATGATTATAAAGCTTGGTGGAATTTTGCCGATTATGATAATTACGAGAAAGTATACTATAACTCACCAATTAGTAAAATAGGAGATTCTTTACAGTTTTTTAGAAGACCAGACAAAGAAGAAAGAGCGAATATGGCTAATACACCAACAACTATCGAAGTTAATGATAGCTTGGTAATTAGTATTCATGAAGCAAATTTAACTGATTATGCTGGAATGAATTTGTTAAATACTCAAGAAGGCTCAAAATTGAAAGCACATTTAACACCTTGGTTGAATGGAGATTTGGTAAGAGCATCAACACCTTTTCAATCACCTTGGAGAACAATCCAGATTGCGAAAAATGCTGGAGATTTAGTAGAGTCCGATTTAATTATGAATCTGAATCCGCCTTGTGCTTATGATGATACTAGTTGGATTGAGACTTATAAATATATTGGTATTTGGTGGGAACTACATATAGGTAAAAGCGCGTGGGCAGAAAAAACACAGTTTGGTAGGCCCATAAAAAGACCGCACGGGGCTAATACTAAAAATGCTAAATACCATATAGATTTTGCATCAAAGCACGGTATTCCAGATGTTCTTATCGAAGGCTGGGATAAAGGTTGGGATGATATGGAGGGCTCATGGACAGGATATGGAATTTTTGATTGGAAAACACCCACAGATGATTTTGATATAGAAGAAGTTTCTAAATATGGGAGAAAAAAAGGAGTAAGAATGATGATGTACCACGAAACTATTTCTGATATCGACCATTATGAACCAGCTATGGATGAATTATACCAAATGTGTAAAGATTTGGGAATGAAAACAGTAAAAGTTGGGTATACAGGTGATGTAAATTATGATTATAATAAAAAGACCTATAAACAACATCATCATGGGCAGTATATGGTTCGTCATTATAAAAAAATGATTCAAAAAGCTGCGGAATATCAATTGCTTATCGTTAACCATGAACCAATAAAGTTTACTGGAGAACAGCGTACTTATCCAAACATTATGGCTAGAGAAGGAGCTCGTGGCCAAGAATATAACGCGTGGAGCGTGGGTAATTCACCAGAACACGGAGTTGTATTACCGTTTACCAGAATTCTTGGAGGTCCTATAGATTATACACCTGGTATTTTTAAAACAGACTTACCGGATAAAGACTGGAGTGACAAAAAATTTAGAGTTAGAAGTACCATTTGTAAGCAATTAGCATATTATTTAACCATGTATAGTCCAATACAAATGGCAGCAGACTTACCAGAAAATTATGAAGGTAACGATGCGTTTCAATTTATTAAAGATGTACCAACTAACTGGTCTAAAAGTAAAGTGTTAAATGCTAAAATAGGAGATTATTATACGGTTGTTCGTCAGGAGCGAGGTACGGAAAATTGGTATTTAGGTAGTATTTCTGATGAAAACGAAAGAACATTTAATATCGATTTATCGTTTCTTTCGGAAGGTAAAAATTATGAAGCAACTATTTATGAAGACGGGAGAGAAGCTGATTGGGAAACAAATCCACATGCTTTTATAATAACTAAAAAACAAATAACATCAAGAGATACTCTTAAAATAAAACTAGCAAAGGGAGGTGGTCAAGCTATAGCTTTCAAGGTTAAATAG